In one window of Oryza sativa Japonica Group chromosome 9, ASM3414082v1 DNA:
- the LOC4347664 gene encoding uncharacterized protein, which yields MGEESPAAGGGAAAAAAGKPSGTALPRRGKSCKGCLYYSSMLRSRGFNPVCVGIPRSIPQVPSYVVDEPREEAAAQGHDLRQFKYACAGYSMFVVDNKDGRSGEKEGKTLLPYCQGLELLVDSRLVEKKSPNNEPATASYRKEAATSSRQQGQRPGQLTGQDFYARFRKSAGLVASGVAKNLNKTAIYIKENVADILYPDRRPPK from the exons ATGGGGGAGGaatcgccggcggccggcggtggcgcggcggcggcggcggccggaaaaCCATCGGGCACGGCGCTTCCGAGGAGGGGGAAATCCTGCAAGGGCTGCCTCTACTACTCGTCCATGCTCAGATCCCGCGGATTCAACCCCGTCTGCGTGGGGATCCCGCGCTCCATCCCCCAAG TCCCAAGCTACGTGGTGGACGAGCCCagagaagaggcggcggcgcaggggcaTGATTTGAGGCAGTTCAAGTACGCCTGCGCTGGTTACTCCATGTTTGTGGTGGATAACAAAGACGGCCGAAGCGGCGAGAAGGAGGGCAAGACGTTGTTGCCATATTGCCAGGGGCTTGAG CTATTGGTGGACAGcagattggttgagaagaaatCACCAAATAATGAGCCTGCTACTGCCTCTTATAGAAAGGAAG CGGCCACCAGCTCTCGGCAACAAGGACAAAGACCCGGGCAACTTACAGGACAGGATTTCTATGCG AGGTTTAGGAAAAGCGCGGGATTGGTCGCTTCAGGCGTTGCAAAGAATCTAAACAAGACAGCTATTTACATCAAGGAAAACGTCGCAGACATACTTTACCCGGACCGTCGACCACCTAAATAG